In Aegilops tauschii subsp. strangulata cultivar AL8/78 chromosome 3, Aet v6.0, whole genome shotgun sequence, one genomic interval encodes:
- the LOC109764526 gene encoding uncharacterized protein has translation MTKDEDFKLVKIQTHVLRVNIHCDGCKHKVKKLLQRIEGVYSVAIDVDNHKVTVTGSVDSETLIRKLTRGGKHAELWSHQKGGHNNQGHKGGGGGNQQKQQQQHQQQQKQAANVSKDGGGKGGGGQKEQGKLGGGVGSLMQGLKAFKSQHSKHQLPELSSDDDDDDMYDDEDDEDDDEFDDEYEDDLRFLGDKMSQLGILRQRAEAAAAINAKNKNGSNAANVGGKKGAPAGNNHHQNNQNQKMNMGAAAGNAKMGNGAQKNAGGIGGLMGLNHGLGAGGAAPGIQGYTGGGGFSHPSSYGAAGYGGLQQQQQQNGNLMASMQGYHNNPAPAAAMMNNLRGNMMMHQPQAQPQMMYHRSPQISPYTAYYNPYSYYYQQPGAGGGSSAYHPGGGTGDVETMFSDENTKGCAIM, from the exons ATGACCAAAGATGAGGACTTCAAGCTGGTCAAGATCCAG ACCCATGTCCTGAGGGTGAACATACACTGCGACGGCTGCAAGCACAAGGTCAAGAAGCTGCTCCAGAGGATCGAAG GCGTCTACTCGGTGGCCATCGATGTGGACAACCACAAGGTCACGGTGACCGGCAGCGTCGACTCGGAGACGCTCATCAGGAAGCTCACCAGAGGGGGCAAGCACGCAGAGCTGTGGTCGCACCAGAAGGGCGGCCACAACAACCAGGGCCacaagggcggcggcggcggcaaccagcagaagcagcagcagcaacaccagcagcagcagaagcaggcTGCCAATGTGAGCAAGGATGGCGGCggcaagggcggcggcgggcAGAAGGAGCAGGGCAAGCTTGGCGGCGGAGTCGGGAGCCTCATGCAGGGCCTCAAGGCCTTCAAGAGCCAGCACAGCAAGCACCAGCTCCCTGAGCTGAGCTcggacgacgacgatgatgatatgtatgatgatgaggatgatgaggacgatgatgagTTTGACGATGAGTATGAGGACGACCTCCGCTTCCTCGGGGACAAGATGAGCCAGCTTGGCATCCTCAGGCAGCGCGCCGAGGCTGCGGCGGCGATCAACGCCAAGAACAAGAACGGCAGCAATGCCGCCAATGTCGGCGGCAAGAAAGGCGCCCCGGCAGGGAACAACCACCATCAGAACAACCAGAACCAGAAGATGAAcatgggcgcggcggcggggaatGCCAAGATGGGGAACGGCGCTCAGAAGAACGCTGGCGGCATCGGTGGCCTCATGGGCCTGAACCATGGCCTGGGGGCCGGCGGTGCTGCTCCTGGCATACAGGGCTAcacaggcggcggcggcttcagCCACCCGTCCTCCTACGGCGCCGCCGGCTACGGAGggctccagcagcagcagcagcagaacgGCAACCTGATGGCGAGCATGCAGGGGTACCACAACAACCCGGCGCCGGCCGCGGCGATGATGAACAACCTGAGGGGCAACATGATGATGCACCAGCCGCAGGCGCAGCCGCAGATGATGTACCACCGGTCTCCCCAGATCAGCCCCTACACCGCCTACTACAACCCATACAGCTACTACTACCAGCAgcccggcgccggcggcggctccTCCGCCTACCACCCCGGCGGCGGCACCGGCGACGTCGAGACCATGTTCAGCGACGAGAACACCAAGGGCTGTGCCATCATGTAG
- the LOC109764536 gene encoding uncharacterized protein encodes MARRLLARNLLPHLRLAARCPAPHPSPALVATRRLTPSPAPPPRLWAPQGSRFFADDRSHYDLFGKRRPGDEEFRKAWQENVDEEDCLWTASEDEDEEKENDTKMEREIKKVKKQAKENANLIDGDDSDELRSICPESDEDDMNLWSGSEEDDDNDIPTEPHPNERSDSYIDKVFEFDETPKYRTISELLKAEKEPPELSPGKQARKLAVENALKKLKKGPDGRYINVFDVVTDIDILIGAFENIVSGPEYAELREGGPKKLNIQFFKDIQARMRDPNFNFSPELKLKPKSKLVPKKKWQKAQSRKRKNDKR; translated from the exons AtggcccgccgcctcctcgcccgcAACCTCCTCCCGCACCTCCGCCTCGCCGCGCGCTGCCCGGCGCCCCATCCCTCGCCGGCCCTCGTCGCCACGCGCCGCCTGACCCCCAGCCCGGCCCCGCCTCCCCGGCTGTGGGCTCCCCAAG GATCACGGTTCTTTGCTGATGATCGATCACACTACGATCTGTTTGGTAAAAGAAGGCCAGGTGATGAAGAGTTCAGGAAAGCATGGCAGGAGAATGTTGACGAGGAGGATTGCCTATGGACTGCCAgtgaggatgaggatgaggagaAAGAGAATGATACAAAAATGGAAAGGGAAATCAAGAAAGTGAAGAAGCAAGCCAAGGAAAATGCTAACCTCATTGATGGTGATGACAGTGATGAGTTAAGAAGCATATGTCCTGAGAGCGATGAAGACGATATGAATCTCTGGAGTGGCAgtgaagaggacgatgacaatgaTATCCCTACCGAGCCACATCCCAATGAACGCAGTGATTCATATATAGACAAGGTGTTTGAATTTGATGAGACGCCTAAATACCGCACAATCTCTGAGCTGTTGAAAGCTGAGAAGGAACCACCAGAGCTCTCACCAGGAAAGCAAGCAAGAAAACTTGCTGTAGAAAATGCTCTCAAGAAGTTAAAAAAAGGGCCTGATGGACGCTACATTAACGTATTTGATGTTGTCACTGATATAGATATCCTGATTGGAGCATTTGAGAACATTGTTTCAGGACCAGAGTATGCAGAGCTGCGGGAGGGCGGACCAAAGAAGCTCAATATCCAGTTCTTCAAGGATATACAAGCACGCATGAGAGATCCAAATTTCAATTTTTCTCCGGAGTTAAAGTTGAAGCCTAAGAGTAAGTTAGTGCCTAAGAAGAAATGGCAGAAAGCACAATCGAGGAAGAGGAAAAATGACAAACGCTGA